From a region of the Odoribacter splanchnicus DSM 20712 genome:
- the hydG gene encoding [FeFe] hydrogenase H-cluster radical SAM maturase HydG, giving the protein MNMKEWVQQVIKPAEIEKYLVNGKDFIDEKSIFGNLEKYRQPDKQQVRDILQKSLDIKLLSPEETAVLLNVEDPGLLEEMREAALQVKKKVYDNRIVFFAPLYCSNLCVNSCVYCGFRSDNCAEKRHVLTMEEVRRETEAVIDEGHKRLIAVYGEHPQSDADYIADSMATIYATKRVTPTGNGFNNIRRININAAPMSIENLRKLWRAGIGTYQVFQETYHPGRYAELHPANTIKGNFRWRLYAMHRAMDAGIDDVAIGALFGLYDWRFEVMGLVHHAHDLERQFGIGPHTISFPRMQPALGSFVSENSPYLVRDDAFRRLVTVLRLAVPYTGLIVTARERAELRREIINYGCTQTDASSKIGIGAYSEKKVQEENPDKVQFMLGDERSLDEVIRELAGDGYITSFCTAGYRCGRTGDKIMNLLEKGVEGKFCKLNAVLTFREYLNDYASAETRRIGEQLIEKELQEIEGMSFFTDKKLLPTFLNYYKRIASGERDLYM; this is encoded by the coding sequence ATGAACATGAAAGAATGGGTTCAGCAAGTGATTAAACCAGCTGAAATAGAAAAATATCTGGTAAACGGAAAAGACTTTATCGATGAAAAATCGATTTTCGGTAATCTTGAAAAATATCGTCAGCCGGATAAACAGCAAGTGCGGGATATTTTACAGAAATCTCTGGATATAAAGTTGTTATCTCCGGAAGAAACGGCTGTGTTGTTGAATGTAGAAGATCCGGGACTGTTGGAAGAAATGCGTGAAGCCGCATTGCAGGTAAAAAAGAAAGTATATGACAACCGGATCGTCTTTTTCGCTCCGTTATATTGTTCCAACCTCTGCGTAAATAGTTGTGTCTATTGTGGGTTCCGAAGTGATAACTGTGCTGAAAAACGGCATGTGTTGACTATGGAGGAGGTGAGACGGGAGACGGAGGCTGTGATCGATGAGGGACATAAACGTTTGATTGCCGTATATGGTGAGCATCCCCAAAGTGATGCCGACTATATTGCCGATAGTATGGCGACGATTTATGCAACCAAACGGGTGACTCCTACCGGGAACGGCTTTAATAATATCCGTCGCATCAATATCAATGCGGCGCCGATGAGTATAGAGAATCTGCGGAAACTGTGGCGTGCCGGAATCGGGACTTATCAGGTGTTCCAGGAAACTTATCATCCGGGACGTTATGCCGAGTTGCATCCGGCCAATACGATTAAAGGAAATTTCCGTTGGCGTTTGTACGCAATGCATCGTGCAATGGATGCAGGGATAGACGATGTGGCTATCGGGGCTCTGTTCGGTTTGTACGACTGGCGTTTTGAGGTGATGGGGTTAGTTCATCATGCTCACGACCTGGAAAGACAGTTCGGTATCGGACCGCACACCATTTCCTTTCCGCGTATGCAGCCTGCTTTGGGATCGTTTGTGAGCGAAAATTCGCCTTATTTGGTCAGAGACGATGCTTTCCGCCGATTGGTGACGGTGTTGCGTCTGGCCGTGCCTTATACAGGCTTGATTGTCACGGCCCGGGAGCGTGCTGAATTACGGCGTGAAATTATCAATTATGGTTGCACACAGACGGATGCTTCTTCGAAAATCGGTATCGGAGCCTATTCCGAGAAAAAGGTACAGGAAGAAAATCCCGATAAGGTTCAGTTTATGCTGGGCGACGAACGCAGTTTGGACGAAGTGATCCGCGAGTTGGCCGGAGACGGTTACATCACTTCTTTCTGTACTGCCGGCTACCGTTGCGGACGTACCGGGGATAAGATCATGAACTTGCTGGAAAAAGGAGTGGAAGGTAAATTCTGTAAGCTGAATGCCGTACTGACTTTCCGTGAATACCTGAATGATTATGCTTCGGCAGAAACCCGTCGGATCGGCGAGCAACTGATCGAAAAAGAGTTGCAGGAAATCGAGGGAATGTCTTTCTTTACAGATAAGAAATTATTGCCGACTTTCCTGAATTATTATAAGCGAATTGCTTCCGGGGAACGGGATTTATATATGTGA
- the sufC gene encoding Fe-S cluster assembly ATPase SufC codes for MLKIKNLHASVDGKEILKGIDLEIKAGEVHAIMGPNGAGKSTLSAVLTGRERFEVTQGEVEFNGKNLLEMPAEDRAREGIFLSFQYPVEIPGVSTVNFLKTAVNEIRKYHGQPPYPAGDFLKMIRQKMELVGIDNKLLNRSLNEGFSGGEKKKNEIFQMAVLEPKLAILDETDSGLDIDALRTVANGVNKLKKPENATIVITHYQRLLDYIVPDVVHVLYDGRIVKTAGKELVAELEEKGYDWIKEEVKGK; via the coding sequence ATGTTAAAGATAAAAAACTTACATGCCTCGGTAGATGGCAAAGAAATATTGAAAGGCATTGATTTGGAAATCAAAGCCGGAGAAGTTCATGCAATCATGGGACCGAACGGTGCCGGAAAGAGTACGCTTTCTGCTGTGCTTACCGGTCGTGAACGTTTTGAGGTTACCCAGGGAGAAGTGGAATTCAATGGTAAAAATCTGCTGGAGATGCCGGCAGAAGACCGGGCCCGGGAAGGAATTTTCCTTAGTTTTCAGTATCCGGTAGAAATTCCGGGAGTGAGTACGGTGAATTTTTTGAAGACGGCAGTAAACGAGATTCGTAAATACCATGGACAGCCTCCTTATCCGGCCGGGGATTTCTTAAAGATGATCCGCCAGAAAATGGAATTGGTCGGGATCGACAATAAGTTGCTGAACCGTTCCCTGAATGAAGGTTTTTCCGGGGGAGAAAAGAAGAAAAACGAAATTTTTCAGATGGCGGTTCTCGAACCGAAATTAGCTATTCTGGATGAAACGGATTCCGGTTTGGATATCGATGCGTTACGAACGGTGGCCAATGGCGTGAACAAACTGAAAAAGCCGGAGAATGCTACGATTGTCATTACCCACTACCAGCGTTTGCTGGACTATATCGTACCCGATGTGGTACATGTATTGTATGACGGCCGTATTGTGAAAACCGCCGGCAAAGAGCTGGTAGCCGAACTGGAAGAGAAGGGATATGATTGGATCAAGGAAGAAGTAAAAGGTAAGTAG
- a CDS encoding SufE family protein: MTIEEKEQEIIDEFSIYDDWMDKYAYLIELGSGLEGMDEAHKTEENLIKGCQSRVWFHADMQDGLLYFTADSDAIITKGIAGLLIRVFSGQKPADIAKADLHFIDEIGLTQHLSPTRSNGLLAMVKQIKFYAIAAEAASQNTK, from the coding sequence ATGACAATCGAGGAAAAAGAACAGGAAATTATAGATGAATTTTCTATATATGATGATTGGATGGATAAATATGCTTATCTGATCGAGTTGGGATCGGGTCTGGAAGGGATGGATGAAGCACATAAGACCGAAGAAAATCTGATTAAGGGATGCCAGTCGAGGGTGTGGTTTCATGCCGATATGCAGGATGGCCTTTTGTATTTTACAGCTGACAGCGATGCAATTATCACCAAAGGCATCGCCGGATTGTTGATCCGGGTCTTTTCCGGACAGAAGCCGGCGGATATCGCTAAAGCCGACCTGCATTTTATCGATGAGATCGGATTGACCCAGCATTTGTCGCCTACCCGTTCCAATGGCCTGCTTGCGATGGTGAAACAGATCAAATTCTATGCAATTGCTGCTGAGGCAGCTTCGCAAAATACGAAGTAA
- a CDS encoding iron-sulfur cluster assembly protein, producing MTASITRDLIIEKLSTVYDPEIPVNIWELGLIYDIEFPKPSEVIIHMTLTAPGCPIADEIVQQVHDVVMEVEGIESATVNLVFEPAWTPDRMSDVAKLELGYDI from the coding sequence ATGACTGCCAGTATAACAAGGGATCTGATTATTGAGAAATTGAGCACGGTTTATGATCCGGAGATTCCGGTGAATATCTGGGAATTGGGGTTGATATACGATATAGAATTTCCAAAGCCTTCCGAAGTGATCATTCACATGACCCTCACGGCTCCCGGATGCCCGATCGCCGATGAGATCGTGCAGCAAGTGCATGATGTGGTAATGGAAGTCGAAGGTATAGAAAGTGCTACCGTAAACCTGGTTTTCGAGCCGGCATGGACGCCCGACCGGATGAGCGATGTGGCTAAGCTGGAGTTGGGATACGATATTTGA
- a CDS encoding aminotransferase class V-fold PLP-dependent enzyme gives MFDVAKVRKDFPILEEQVYGKRLVYLDNGATTQRPLQVIEKMNEYYLKYNSNVHRGVHFLSNKCTDANEEAREIVRKFIHAGSDKEIIFTRGTTESINLVAFSFGEAFIREGDEILVTEMEHHANIVPWQMLCERKGAVLKVLPFNDKGELDLSQLDTLLTPRVKLVGVAYVSNVLGTVNPVKELIGRAHRIGAKVLVDGAQAVQHIPIDVQALDCDFFVFSGHKLYGPTGVGVLYGKEDLLNRMPPWQGGGEMIKEVHFEKTTYNELPFKFEAGTPDFIGVIGLGEAIRYVESLGLPEIAVYEQQLLDYAMERMRQVPAMRIFGEAIRKSSVLSFALGEIHHSDTGILLDKMGIAVRTGQLCAEPVMQHYGVTGMVRASIGMYNTSEEIDLFCEGLHRVAKMFKLA, from the coding sequence ATGTTCGACGTTGCAAAAGTCCGGAAAGATTTCCCGATATTGGAAGAACAGGTATACGGAAAACGCTTGGTATACCTGGATAATGGGGCGACGACTCAGCGGCCGTTGCAAGTCATTGAAAAAATGAACGAATATTACCTGAAGTACAACTCGAATGTACATCGGGGAGTCCATTTTTTGAGTAATAAATGTACCGATGCCAATGAGGAAGCCCGCGAAATTGTCCGGAAATTCATTCATGCCGGTTCGGATAAAGAAATTATTTTTACCCGGGGTACCACGGAAAGCATCAACCTGGTGGCTTTTTCTTTCGGAGAAGCTTTTATCCGGGAAGGTGACGAAATCCTGGTAACTGAAATGGAGCATCATGCCAATATTGTTCCCTGGCAGATGCTCTGTGAACGGAAAGGAGCGGTATTGAAAGTACTTCCGTTTAACGATAAAGGGGAGCTCGATCTGTCACAACTGGATACTTTATTGACTCCGCGGGTGAAATTAGTTGGAGTCGCTTACGTTTCGAATGTGTTGGGGACGGTAAATCCGGTAAAAGAGCTGATCGGCCGGGCTCATCGGATCGGTGCAAAAGTGTTGGTCGACGGCGCACAAGCTGTTCAGCATATACCGATAGATGTGCAGGCGCTCGACTGTGATTTTTTTGTATTTTCAGGACATAAGTTATATGGTCCTACAGGAGTCGGAGTGTTGTACGGTAAGGAGGATTTGCTGAATCGGATGCCTCCCTGGCAAGGTGGGGGAGAGATGATCAAAGAAGTACATTTCGAAAAGACGACTTATAACGAGCTTCCTTTTAAATTCGAAGCAGGAACTCCCGATTTTATCGGGGTGATCGGCTTGGGAGAGGCCATTCGTTATGTTGAATCCCTCGGTTTGCCAGAGATCGCTGTTTACGAACAGCAGTTGTTGGACTATGCGATGGAGCGGATGCGGCAGGTTCCTGCTATGCGGATTTTTGGCGAAGCTATACGGAAATCTTCCGTCCTGTCTTTTGCATTGGGAGAAATACATCATTCCGATACAGGCATATTGTTAGATAAAATGGGGATCGCTGTTCGTACGGGACAGCTCTGTGCCGAACCGGTCATGCAACATTATGGGGTAACGGGTATGGTAAGGGCTTCGATCGGTATGTACAATACCTCTGAAGAAATCGATCTGTTTTGCGAAGGATTACACCGGGTGGCTAAAATGTTTAAGTTGGCCTGA
- a CDS encoding monomeric [FeFe] hydrogenase, which produces MLYDNFAMLTKRELLIRIVKLLKKDELITGLKYLPVEMRPRNKRPVRCCIHKDRYILKHKIISILGFEITDEEIDLIHLSDFARMAMANKNMKENILSVVHEACSACIQSQYAVTNLCRGCEGRPCVMNCPKAAISFIGGKASISSEDCVSCGLCQKVCPYHAIVYTPVPCEDVCPVKAISKDAEGVEHIDKEKCIYCGKCMQACPYGAIMERSKIIDIHKSISNPKKKIVAIPAPAIYGQFNATPGQVLAAIKQIGFDDVIEVALGAEITAANEAKELEEKMQEGQAFMTTSCCPAYTGWVDKHAPMLKPYVSETRSPMVYAARYAKEKYPDAEVVFIGPCLAKRHEADSVDEVDYVMSFEELGAFMVAYDIDVANCSEKELNHEVTKYGRGFAQAGGVQAAVVNAIGDKYSNIHIEGLDKKNQALLKSMAKKPDAQFVEVMACDGGCINGPCSLAPLTLAKRQIKKVLE; this is translated from the coding sequence ATGTTGTACGATAATTTTGCGATGCTCACCAAACGGGAGTTATTAATCCGGATTGTCAAGTTATTAAAAAAAGACGAACTGATCACAGGTCTGAAATATCTCCCTGTCGAAATGCGTCCACGCAACAAGCGACCGGTGAGGTGTTGCATCCACAAAGACCGTTACATCCTCAAACACAAGATTATCTCGATTCTGGGCTTTGAAATTACAGACGAAGAGATCGACCTGATTCATCTCTCCGATTTCGCCCGCATGGCGATGGCTAATAAAAATATGAAGGAAAATATTCTTTCTGTTGTCCACGAAGCTTGTAGTGCCTGTATCCAATCACAATATGCCGTCACAAACCTTTGCCGGGGATGTGAAGGCCGGCCTTGTGTGATGAACTGCCCCAAAGCTGCGATTTCGTTTATCGGCGGCAAAGCCAGTATCAGCAGTGAGGATTGTGTCAGCTGCGGATTATGCCAGAAAGTTTGCCCCTATCATGCTATTGTATACACGCCTGTTCCTTGCGAAGACGTTTGTCCCGTAAAAGCGATCAGTAAAGATGCCGAAGGCGTAGAACATATCGATAAAGAAAAGTGTATCTATTGCGGAAAATGTATGCAAGCCTGTCCCTATGGAGCTATCATGGAACGGTCGAAAATCATCGATATACACAAAAGTATTAGTAATCCGAAGAAAAAAATCGTAGCTATCCCTGCTCCTGCTATCTATGGACAGTTCAATGCCACTCCGGGGCAAGTACTGGCAGCGATCAAACAAATCGGTTTCGACGATGTGATCGAAGTTGCTCTCGGTGCCGAAATCACAGCTGCAAACGAAGCCAAAGAATTGGAAGAAAAAATGCAGGAAGGCCAAGCTTTTATGACCACCTCTTGTTGCCCGGCTTATACCGGTTGGGTGGACAAGCATGCTCCGATGCTGAAACCCTATGTTTCGGAAACCCGGAGCCCGATGGTCTATGCAGCCCGATACGCGAAGGAGAAATATCCGGATGCCGAAGTCGTATTCATCGGACCGTGCCTGGCCAAACGCCATGAAGCCGATTCGGTCGACGAAGTGGATTATGTGATGAGCTTCGAAGAGCTGGGTGCTTTTATGGTGGCTTATGACATAGATGTAGCCAATTGCAGCGAGAAAGAGCTCAACCACGAAGTGACGAAGTACGGCCGTGGATTTGCTCAGGCCGGCGGAGTACAGGCAGCTGTTGTCAATGCCATCGGCGACAAATATTCCAATATTCATATCGAAGGGTTGGATAAGAAAAATCAAGCCCTATTGAAGAGTATGGCTAAAAAACCCGACGCTCAATTCGTCGAAGTAATGGCCTGCGACGGAGGTTGTATCAACGGCCCCTGTTCATTAGCTCCCCTCACCTTAGCCAAACGACAAATCAAAAAAGTACTGGAATAA
- a CDS encoding DUF5723 family protein: MKRILLIARAILSLGSVVKAQDGNNTSYFLSNLPQQFRLNPAYQPEYKVFIGLPGLSGVSVNYLNSSFTVEDLLFKRDDSVYMDVNKFYKSLHKRNYIAFNNENSILSIGVKAKSWYGTLDITQKNDFLFRYNKDLFTFLKYGNTDHPSMDFGKLGVNLNSYIEVALGLSKQVNSKLTVGGRLKYLAGIANAHMTDSELDVVTEKDGTMKIHSRQNIRITAPVNIRNEQTGLPFEPNKPIDWDDFDFNTDDIGVADFLNTKNPGFAIDLGGEYQFNDKIKLFASLTDLGFIHWGNKDFRYNFYQDARFTWEGADISNSVNKDNVGYISIDSAFTKLTDQLKDSLQLRSRGKAYTTMVSPKLYLGATYQLNRTFYVGGLFRASLVDKMFIPSLTASVNGRLMRNVSASVSYSITRGSYVNLGAGLTAKLGPFQLYLETDNLLACNYTNTQSANARFGINLLFGHKDHKKKKKAAEKEPLEVMIAPVPVKKDTVYKEVAPEVDPVAPIKEEKVVDTESDSIRAYYVIVGSFKSKQRVENLRKRLVFMGFKESAILRNENGMYRVTTAPFNTHTDCWNEVFLIRKKYPQFADAWGLAVR, encoded by the coding sequence ATGAAGCGTATTTTGTTGATTGCGCGGGCAATCCTTTCATTAGGTAGTGTTGTTAAAGCTCAGGATGGGAACAATACATCTTATTTCTTATCAAATCTTCCGCAGCAATTTCGGTTAAATCCTGCTTATCAGCCGGAGTATAAAGTCTTTATCGGTCTGCCGGGGCTCAGTGGCGTTTCCGTGAATTATCTGAACTCTTCGTTTACCGTCGAGGATTTGTTGTTCAAACGGGACGATTCGGTTTATATGGATGTGAATAAGTTTTATAAATCATTGCATAAACGGAATTACATCGCTTTTAATAATGAAAATTCTATTCTTTCCATCGGTGTGAAAGCTAAAAGTTGGTACGGGACTTTGGATATCACTCAGAAAAATGATTTCTTATTTCGTTATAACAAGGATTTGTTCACTTTCCTGAAATATGGTAATACGGACCATCCCTCTATGGATTTCGGGAAGCTGGGGGTCAATCTGAATTCCTATATCGAAGTGGCTTTAGGTTTGTCGAAACAGGTGAACAGTAAGCTTACCGTCGGAGGGCGTTTGAAATATCTTGCAGGTATTGCGAATGCTCATATGACGGATTCTGAATTGGATGTGGTGACAGAGAAAGATGGAACGATGAAGATACATTCCCGGCAGAATATCAGGATCACCGCTCCGGTGAATATTCGTAACGAACAGACAGGTTTGCCGTTCGAACCCAACAAGCCGATCGATTGGGACGATTTCGACTTCAATACCGACGACATCGGGGTTGCGGATTTTCTGAATACTAAAAATCCCGGTTTTGCTATCGATTTGGGAGGTGAATATCAATTCAACGATAAAATTAAATTGTTCGCCAGTTTGACGGATTTGGGTTTTATTCATTGGGGAAATAAGGATTTTCGGTATAATTTTTATCAGGATGCCCGGTTTACCTGGGAAGGGGCCGATATTTCCAATAGTGTGAATAAAGACAATGTGGGATATATTTCTATCGATAGTGCTTTCACGAAGTTGACAGACCAATTGAAAGATAGTTTGCAGCTGAGAAGCAGAGGTAAAGCTTATACTACGATGGTGAGCCCGAAATTGTATTTAGGAGCTACCTATCAGTTGAACCGTACTTTTTATGTCGGAGGGTTGTTCCGGGCTTCATTAGTTGATAAAATGTTTATTCCTTCGCTGACTGCTTCGGTGAACGGACGCTTGATGCGTAATGTCAGTGCTTCGGTTTCATATAGCATTACCCGGGGAAGTTATGTGAATCTCGGTGCCGGTCTGACCGCAAAACTCGGCCCGTTCCAGCTTTATCTGGAAACCGACAACTTATTGGCTTGCAATTATACCAATACACAGTCCGCTAATGCCCGTTTCGGGATAAATTTACTGTTCGGACATAAAGACCATAAGAAAAAGAAAAAAGCAGCCGAAAAAGAACCGCTGGAAGTGATGATTGCACCTGTTCCGGTGAAAAAAGACACTGTCTATAAAGAGGTGGCTCCTGAGGTCGATCCGGTGGCTCCTATAAAAGAGGAGAAAGTAGTCGATACCGAAAGTGATTCAATCAGGGCTTATTATGTGATTGTCGGGAGTTTCAAGAGTAAACAAAGAGTGGAAAATTTGAGAAAACGCTTGGTATTTATGGGATTTAAAGAAAGTGCTATCCTGAGGAACGAAAATGGCATGTACCGGGTGACTACCGCCCCTTTCAATACCCACACCGATTGTTGGAATGAAGTATTCCTGATCAGAAAGAAGTATCCGCAATTTGCCGATGCCTGGGGATTGGCGGTGAGATAA
- the sufD gene encoding Fe-S cluster assembly protein SufD has translation MNDFEKINTDLATLFREGRALLDAGNSAVMNGCREEAFRKFVDLGGIPNKQEDYIYLNLLPLFGKDYNVVLKYIRQEVDMNETFRCAVTDLVTTPVLTVNGWWFDGNPAAEIPEEVVICGLQEASVKYPDLFAKHYNHYAPVAHRDGLVALNTAFAQDGVFVYVPDDVVLECPLQIINLLRAKADLMGFQRNLIVLGKNARATVLVCDHTLSEHDFLINNTTEVYLGPNAHMEYYQVQNQHLGASQINSLFVSEHRNSTFESNLVTLYGGTIRNNMYVALNEEGGECHLYGMYIQDKKQIVDNFSYIDHIAPHCTSNEHFKGVLDDAALANFSGCIRVRPDAQKTEAYQANNNLLLTDTARINAKPQLIIDADDVKCSHGATVGQIDEEAMFYLRSRGISPEEARMMMMFGFAHDIIRRVKLEPLRVKIDDLIDKRLRGELSKCYNCIMQCKK, from the coding sequence ATGAACGATTTTGAAAAAATAAATACCGATTTGGCAACTTTGTTCAGGGAAGGCCGGGCCCTGCTCGATGCAGGAAACAGCGCGGTAATGAACGGTTGCCGGGAGGAAGCATTCCGTAAATTTGTCGATTTGGGAGGAATCCCGAATAAACAGGAAGATTATATTTATCTGAATCTGCTGCCCTTATTCGGCAAAGATTATAACGTCGTGTTGAAATATATCCGGCAGGAGGTGGATATGAACGAAACTTTCCGCTGTGCTGTTACGGATTTGGTTACCACTCCCGTATTGACCGTGAACGGTTGGTGGTTCGATGGGAATCCGGCAGCCGAAATACCGGAGGAAGTGGTTATCTGTGGTTTGCAGGAAGCGAGTGTGAAATACCCTGATCTGTTTGCTAAACATTATAACCACTATGCGCCTGTCGCTCACCGGGATGGCTTAGTGGCGCTGAATACGGCATTTGCACAGGACGGTGTATTTGTTTATGTCCCTGACGATGTCGTTTTAGAATGCCCTTTGCAGATTATCAATCTCTTAAGGGCGAAGGCCGATCTGATGGGATTCCAACGTAACCTGATCGTACTGGGGAAAAATGCCAGAGCGACTGTACTGGTTTGCGATCACACGCTTTCAGAGCATGATTTTTTAATCAACAATACGACCGAAGTATATTTGGGCCCCAATGCCCATATGGAATATTATCAGGTACAGAATCAACATCTCGGGGCTTCCCAGATCAATTCTTTATTTGTCTCAGAACACCGTAATTCCACTTTTGAAAGTAACCTGGTGACCTTGTACGGGGGTACTATCCGGAACAATATGTATGTCGCTTTGAATGAAGAAGGGGGAGAATGTCATTTGTACGGGATGTATATCCAGGATAAAAAACAGATTGTCGATAACTTTTCTTACATCGATCATATTGCTCCGCATTGTACGAGTAACGAGCATTTCAAGGGTGTTCTGGATGATGCTGCACTGGCAAATTTCAGCGGATGTATCCGTGTGCGGCCGGATGCACAGAAGACCGAAGCTTATCAGGCCAATAACAACTTATTGCTGACAGATACCGCCCGGATAAATGCCAAACCCCAGCTGATCATCGATGCCGATGATGTGAAATGTAGCCATGGAGCGACGGTCGGACAGATCGATGAAGAAGCTATGTTCTATCTGCGTTCACGGGGAATCAGTCCGGAAGAAGCCCGGATGATGATGATGTTCGGGTTTGCTCACGACATTATCCGGCGGGTAAAACTCGAACCCCTGCGGGTGAAAATCGATGATTTGATCGATAAGCGGCTGAGGGGTGAATTATCGAAATGTTATAATTGCATTATGCAATGTAAAAAATAA
- a CDS encoding SpoIIE family protein phosphatase → MKESDIFIEVDCFQKNKAGNIVCGDSYMSQKLKEEDRIISVLSDGLGSGIKASVLSTMTATMAMNYTAMNESILQTALSIIHTLPKDMVRKISYSTFCIFDIDCFGNTRIVEYESPAVYLFRRGQAVEIRKKKIPIEREDLENTFLWISEFKLEKEDRLICFSDGVSQSGMGSSNMPFGWDEGVGIYIAETLSQYPGISAKELARKIVLRAERNDNYRLLDDTSCCVIYRRTPRNLLICTGPPYDEKKDRYLAEKVRDFKGKKVLCGGTTATIISRELQLPLQVSMDITDKELPPLSYMEGIDLITEGILTLSKVERLLTQGIPEKSQGPANDLVNLIQNSDKITFIVGTRINVAHQDPNLPVELEIRRNVVKKIKYLLETKFLKDVEITYL, encoded by the coding sequence ATGAAAGAATCGGATATATTTATAGAAGTAGACTGTTTCCAAAAAAATAAAGCAGGCAATATCGTCTGTGGAGACAGTTACATGTCCCAGAAGTTAAAAGAGGAAGACCGGATCATCAGTGTATTATCGGACGGTTTAGGGAGTGGTATCAAAGCCAGTGTTTTATCGACGATGACCGCTACTATGGCCATGAATTACACAGCCATGAACGAAAGTATCCTCCAAACCGCTCTCTCGATTATCCATACCCTGCCTAAGGATATGGTCCGTAAAATCAGTTATTCCACCTTTTGTATCTTCGACATCGATTGTTTCGGGAATACCCGGATCGTGGAATACGAAAGCCCGGCGGTCTATCTGTTTCGTCGCGGACAGGCAGTGGAAATCCGGAAAAAAAAGATCCCGATCGAACGGGAAGATCTGGAAAATACCTTTCTGTGGATATCGGAGTTCAAGCTGGAAAAAGAAGACCGCCTGATTTGTTTTTCCGACGGAGTCAGCCAATCGGGAATGGGTAGCAGTAATATGCCTTTCGGTTGGGACGAAGGAGTCGGTATCTACATTGCAGAAACCTTAAGCCAGTACCCCGGTATATCGGCGAAAGAATTAGCCCGCAAGATCGTTTTAAGGGCCGAACGCAACGATAACTATCGTTTGCTGGACGACACCAGCTGTTGTGTCATTTACCGGCGAACGCCGCGCAATCTGCTCATCTGTACCGGCCCGCCTTACGATGAAAAAAAAGACCGGTATCTGGCAGAAAAAGTCAGGGATTTCAAAGGTAAAAAAGTACTCTGCGGAGGAACGACAGCCACGATTATTTCAAGGGAACTTCAACTCCCCCTGCAGGTCAGTATGGATATCACCGATAAAGAGCTCCCCCCACTCTCCTATATGGAAGGAATCGACCTGATCACGGAAGGGATTCTGACCTTAAGTAAGGTGGAGCGGCTTTTAACCCAAGGGATCCCCGAAAAATCACAGGGTCCGGCCAACGACCTGGTTAATCTGATACAAAACAGTGATAAAATCACCTTTATCGTCGGTACCCGGATCAATGTGGCACATCAGGATCCCAACCTACCCGTAGAACTGGAAATCCGGCGTAATGTGGTAAAAAAAATTAAATATTTATTAGAAACGAAATTCCTGAAAGATGTAGAAATTACCTATCTTTGA
- a CDS encoding NAD(P)H-dependent oxidoreductase subunit E, with product MTPQNDTHQRLHINRKEILNLNPMDKIKLRLCAGTMCYVMGGAQLMEIEELLSEEEKQGIEITFSPCLQRCNGKDTPPFAELNGEIITGVSKETLLRIIKEELRHVVR from the coding sequence TTGACCCCTCAAAATGACACACATCAAAGACTACACATTAACAGGAAAGAAATTTTAAATTTGAATCCTATGGACAAAATCAAACTGAGATTATGTGCAGGAACCATGTGTTATGTCATGGGCGGAGCCCAATTAATGGAAATAGAAGAATTGTTGTCTGAAGAAGAAAAACAAGGCATTGAAATCACCTTTTCTCCTTGTCTGCAACGGTGTAACGGCAAAGATACACCTCCTTTTGCAGAGCTGAACGGAGAAATCATAACCGGTGTCAGTAAAGAAACCCTATTACGAATTATAAAAGAAGAATTAAGACATGTTGTACGATAA